In one window of Methanosarcina vacuolata Z-761 DNA:
- a CDS encoding phosphate uptake regulator PhoU, with product MIIQDLLNPNELPIKKSVQRMFLIAASMQKDAVRAFKTIDYDLALDVSQRDDEVDRLYLLISKQFRSILCEGGMPGTTETGIEEYHEFRMAASPIERIADHAQKIANTASKMQEIVDDKVMEEVDKLNAAYMELVKQSVEALFEANTSLANQVIDNVDNMRAWVEELHESILKLESNEIMISLGTVVDSLSRIGDLSSNIAEIAINMAIRDR from the coding sequence GTGATTATCCAGGATCTCCTTAACCCGAATGAACTTCCGATCAAAAAAAGTGTACAGAGGATGTTCCTTATTGCGGCGTCCATGCAAAAGGATGCGGTAAGAGCCTTTAAAACTATTGATTATGACCTTGCACTTGACGTAAGTCAGAGAGATGACGAGGTTGACAGGTTATATCTCCTGATCTCCAAGCAGTTTCGCTCGATTCTCTGTGAAGGAGGAATGCCGGGCACTACAGAAACAGGTATAGAGGAATACCACGAGTTCAGAATGGCGGCAAGCCCGATAGAAAGGATAGCCGACCACGCACAGAAAATAGCAAATACCGCCTCAAAGATGCAAGAGATCGTTGATGATAAGGTAATGGAAGAAGTCGATAAACTCAATGCTGCTTATATGGAACTTGTAAAACAGTCAGTTGAGGCCCTATTTGAAGCGAATACTTCTCTTGCAAATCAGGTAATAGACAACGTTGACAACATGCGCGCATGGGTAGAAGAACTGCATGAATCTATTCTGAAATTGGAATCCAATGAGATTATGATTTCACTCGGGACAGTCGTAGACAGTTTATCCAGAATAGGAGACCTTAGCTCCAATATAGCCGAAATTGCTATAAACATGGCAATTCGGGATAGATAA